A stretch of the Sulfurimonas sp. HSL-1656 genome encodes the following:
- the rplB gene encoding 50S ribosomal protein L2 — translation MAIKTYRPITPSRRFYTNIDSGDITAKASVRSLLVKLPVSAGRNNNGRITSRHKQGGAKKLYRIIDFKRNKFGVPGKVAAIEYDPYRNCRIALINYADGEKRYILQPKGLTVGDAVAAAAEGLDIKPGNAMKLKSIPVGTTVHNVELKPGKGAQMVRSAGTSAQIMGRDGKYVSLRLPSGEMRYVLGECMATIGTVGNEEYSNIVFAKAGRTRHMGIRPQTRGSAMNPIDHPHGGGEGKTNSGRHPVTPWGKPTKGAKTRRKKASDKLIITRRKKG, via the coding sequence ATGGCAATTAAAACCTACAGACCAATTACCCCGAGTCGCCGTTTCTATACGAACATCGACTCCGGTGACATTACAGCAAAGGCATCTGTCCGCTCTCTGCTGGTCAAACTGCCGGTTAGCGCTGGTCGTAACAACAACGGGCGCATCACATCCCGCCACAAGCAGGGTGGTGCGAAGAAACTGTACCGTATCATCGATTTCAAACGTAACAAGTTCGGCGTTCCGGGCAAAGTCGCTGCGATCGAATACGATCCATACCGCAACTGCCGCATCGCGCTGATCAACTACGCGGACGGTGAAAAGCGTTACATCCTTCAGCCGAAAGGCCTGACTGTCGGTGACGCTGTTGCCGCAGCAGCAGAAGGGCTCGACATCAAGCCGGGCAACGCGATGAAGCTCAAAAGCATTCCGGTCGGTACTACCGTCCACAATGTCGAGCTCAAGCCGGGCAAAGGTGCCCAGATGGTCCGCTCTGCCGGTACATCTGCTCAGATCATGGGTCGTGACGGCAAGTACGTCTCCCTGCGTCTGCCTTCCGGTGAGATGCGCTACGTCCTCGGCGAGTGTATGGCGACGATCGGTACTGTCGGTAACGAAGAGTACAGCAACATCGTCTTCGCGAAAGCCGGCCGTACACGCCACATGGGTATCCGTCCGCAGACGCGCGGTTCCGCGATGAACCCGATTGACCACCCGCACGGTGGTGGTGAAGGTAAAACAAACTCCGGTCGTCACCCGGTTACTCCGTGGGGTAAACCGACCAAGGGTGCGAAAACGCGTCGTAAAAAAGCGAGCGATAAGCTTATTATCACTCGTCGTAAGAAAGGTTAA
- the rpsS gene encoding 30S ribosomal protein S19 has protein sequence MARSVKKGPFVDDHLMKKVLAAKEAKSNKPIKTWSRRSVILPDMIGLTMNVHNGRQFVPVYVTENHIGYKLGEFAPTRTFKGHKGSVQRKG, from the coding sequence ATGGCACGTTCAGTAAAAAAAGGTCCGTTCGTAGACGACCATTTGATGAAAAAAGTGCTCGCAGCCAAAGAAGCGAAGAGCAATAAGCCTATCAAGACATGGTCACGCCGCAGCGTGATCCTGCCGGATATGATCGGTCTGACTATGAACGTCCACAACGGACGCCAGTTTGTACCGGTCTACGTGACAGAGAACCACATCGGCTACAAGCTCGGTGAGTTCGCTCCGACACGTACTTTCAAGGGCCACAAGGGCTCTGTACAGAGAAAGGGCTAA
- the rplV gene encoding 50S ribosomal protein L22, producing the protein MARALLKFIRVSPTKSRLIAREIQGMNAEEAIAALEFTPNKAAKIISKVVASAVANSGNDASDCVITSCRVDNGPVLKRFRPRARGMASGIRKPTAHILVEVEGK; encoded by the coding sequence ATGGCAAGAGCACTGTTGAAATTTATCCGCGTCTCTCCGACGAAGTCTCGCCTCATCGCACGCGAAATCCAGGGCATGAACGCTGAAGAAGCGATCGCTGCACTGGAGTTCACGCCGAACAAAGCGGCGAAGATCATCTCCAAAGTCGTCGCATCGGCTGTCGCGAACAGCGGCAACGATGCCAGCGACTGTGTGATCACTTCTTGCCGTGTTGACAACGGTCCGGTTCTCAAGCGCTTCCGTCCGCGTGCTCGCGGTATGGCTAGCGGGATCCGCAAACCGACGGCACACATCTTAGTAGAAGTAGAGGGTAAATAA